The following proteins are co-located in the Rhodothermales bacterium genome:
- a CDS encoding asparagine synthase-related protein, whose translation MATSAYVERLVNLIDPDANLYFSHSREEAEAAVASGDPARVRAIDGQFAIVQKEGRLVRMARSIGRPMRYFLAKRMEGPCLIVAERMDELLGQLQKEGLDDQFHPSYTRMVPAHHVVEIELIGCPDPNPRYERFFTPERNALPADLDAIGRAYIGALSDACHRWLDAIPAREPIGVLFSGGIDSGAVFLTLYDALLKRGESPARLKAFTLSVQNGPDAQQALNFLASLGLGMFLEVMEVALEDLDYRDAVKVIEDYKPLDVQAATMALALCRAIRARYPDWRYLADGDGGDENLKDYPIEDNPELTIRSVLNNLMLYQEGWGVHAIKHSLTYSGGQSRGHVRSYAPARALGFSGFSPFALPNVIEVAEGIPFIELTDWDHSRLYALKGDIVRRGVEAVTGMAMPVYEKRRFQHGVVPGDGSGALFPQGDAAYRRAFDAVFR comes from the coding sequence ATGGCTACCTCCGCCTATGTCGAGCGCCTGGTCAATCTGATCGATCCGGACGCCAATCTTTATTTTTCGCACTCCCGCGAAGAAGCCGAAGCGGCCGTCGCTTCGGGGGATCCGGCCCGCGTTCGCGCCATCGACGGCCAGTTCGCGATCGTCCAGAAGGAAGGCCGGCTCGTACGCATGGCCCGCTCCATCGGCCGGCCGATGCGGTACTTCCTCGCCAAGCGCATGGAGGGGCCCTGCCTGATCGTCGCCGAGCGCATGGACGAGTTGCTCGGCCAGCTCCAGAAAGAAGGGCTCGACGATCAGTTTCATCCGTCGTACACCCGCATGGTGCCGGCGCATCACGTCGTGGAAATCGAACTCATCGGCTGCCCGGACCCCAACCCGCGCTACGAGCGCTTCTTCACCCCGGAACGCAACGCGCTGCCGGCCGACCTCGACGCCATCGGCCGCGCGTATATCGGCGCCCTGTCGGACGCGTGCCACCGGTGGCTCGACGCCATCCCGGCGCGCGAACCGATCGGTGTCCTCTTTTCTGGCGGGATCGATAGCGGGGCCGTGTTCCTCACCCTCTACGACGCGCTGCTGAAGCGAGGCGAATCGCCGGCGCGCCTCAAGGCCTTCACCCTTTCGGTGCAAAACGGCCCGGATGCCCAGCAGGCGCTCAACTTCCTGGCCTCGCTCGGCCTCGGGATGTTCCTCGAGGTGATGGAGGTCGCGCTCGAAGACCTCGACTACCGCGACGCCGTAAAGGTCATCGAGGACTACAAGCCGCTCGACGTCCAGGCCGCCACCATGGCCCTCGCCCTCTGCCGCGCGATCCGCGCCCGTTACCCGGACTGGCGCTACCTCGCCGACGGCGACGGGGGCGACGAGAACCTGAAAGACTACCCCATCGAGGACAACCCGGAGCTGACGATCCGCAGCGTGCTCAACAACCTGATGCTGTACCAGGAGGGCTGGGGCGTGCACGCGATCAAGCATTCGCTGACCTACTCCGGCGGCCAGAGCCGCGGCCACGTGCGTTCCTACGCGCCGGCGCGCGCGCTGGGCTTCAGCGGCTTCAGCCCCTTTGCGCTGCCCAACGTCATCGAGGTGGCGGAAGGGATCCCGTTTATCGAACTCACCGACTGGGATCACAGCAGGCTCTACGCCCTCAAAGGCGACATCGTGCGCCGCGGCGTCGAAGCCGTCACCGGCATGGCGATGCCCGTGTACGAAAAACGCCGCTTCCAGCACGGCGTCGTGCCGGGCGATGGGTCGGGCGCGTTATTCCCCCAGGGCGACGCGGCCTACCGGCGCGCCTTCGATGCCGTCTTCCGCTGA
- a CDS encoding radical SAM protein: MPSSADAQAGLPPADLSPYRPYAWLAEPERTAAGAVEEVATIFLTNRRCPFSCIMCDLWKHTLDAPTPPGAIPRQIDYALERLPPARHIKLYNSGNFFDAKAIPPADHPAIAERVAGFETVIVENHPKLCTDDVLRFRDRLAGQLEVAIGLETSHAPTLARLNKGMTLDDVRRAADFLLTNGIRIRAFVLLRPPFTTEEEGVERAIASLEFAFSLGIGCCAVIPTRDGTAAMDALRSSGDFAPPALTSLERVADAGVAMGRGRVFVDLWDVARFYDCAACGPARKERLHRMNLEQRVLPAARCMSPRCAASRSTA; this comes from the coding sequence ATGCCGTCTTCCGCTGACGCGCAGGCCGGTCTTCCGCCGGCCGATCTCTCGCCGTATCGCCCCTACGCCTGGCTCGCCGAGCCCGAGCGCACCGCCGCCGGCGCGGTCGAGGAGGTCGCCACGATCTTCCTCACCAACCGCCGCTGCCCGTTTTCGTGCATCATGTGCGACCTGTGGAAGCACACGCTCGACGCCCCCACCCCGCCCGGCGCGATCCCGCGTCAGATCGACTACGCGCTCGAACGCCTCCCGCCGGCGCGCCATATCAAGCTCTACAACAGCGGCAACTTCTTCGACGCGAAGGCCATCCCGCCGGCCGACCACCCCGCCATCGCCGAACGCGTCGCGGGCTTCGAGACCGTCATCGTCGAAAACCATCCGAAGCTCTGCACGGACGACGTGCTCCGCTTTCGGGACCGCCTCGCCGGGCAACTCGAAGTCGCGATCGGCCTCGAGACATCCCACGCGCCGACGCTCGCCCGGCTCAACAAAGGCATGACCCTCGACGACGTGCGCCGCGCGGCCGACTTCCTCCTGACCAACGGCATCCGGATCCGCGCCTTCGTTCTGCTGCGTCCGCCCTTCACGACCGAGGAAGAAGGCGTCGAACGCGCCATTGCCTCGCTCGAGTTCGCCTTTTCGCTGGGCATCGGGTGCTGCGCCGTGATCCCGACGCGGGACGGGACCGCCGCGATGGATGCGCTGAGGTCGTCGGGCGACTTTGCGCCGCCGGCGCTGACGTCGCTGGAGCGCGTGGCGGACGCCGGCGTCGCGATGGGCCGCGGCCGCGTCTTCGTGGACCTGTGGGATGTGGCGCGTTTTTACGACTGCGCGGCCTGCGGGCCGGCGCGCAAGGAACGCCTCCACCGGATGAATCTCGAACAGCGCGTCCTGCCGGCCGCCCGCTGCATGTCGCCCAGGTGCGCGGCCTCCCGTTCCACAGCCTGA
- a CDS encoding T9SS type A sorting domain-containing protein: MSIIVPVASLAPDVKTLLLGLTLSLLVPALLFFGLQPARVYSSAPQAFIGSEACITCHAETDLSSAGYNIWEEANKTAHPFAATVSNPTFPAGTNDAGLMPPPGNPDWSAFPYVLGGYAWKATYIRADGYQHTTDASAQYNLEDGSWVPYHPGEALKFDVECSQCHMTGVTEAGSWNGNPADSLGSWTELGVQCEGCHGPSSDHVTRRFSTSEGELRVLQERCGDCHNNGGKHAPIPASDGFAINHAQYQELEGSRHGSLGFFTCATCHEPHLPLRFSEIAGKDFNGRPLNPIRRMCQDCHTTTVSNHPEPTTCVDCHMAPASKSAVGITYDNGGARGDVASHIWRIGADASPRDSMFTADGAFLKPGPSGWYTMTLDFACLGCHTGADETLEWAAQYAVSIHADGTAVEEPVPPTAGARIGNYPNPFADRTTITYRLDEPAYVDLRVYTASGQDLGVIEQGQQPAGAHEVVWDSRRQGPLASGMYVLRLTAGAEVSTHPILLVR; the protein is encoded by the coding sequence GTGTCGATCATCGTTCCCGTCGCCAGCCTCGCGCCCGATGTGAAAACGCTCCTCCTGGGTCTTACCCTGAGCCTGCTCGTTCCGGCCCTGCTGTTCTTCGGTCTGCAGCCGGCGCGCGTGTATTCCTCGGCGCCGCAGGCGTTCATCGGGTCCGAAGCGTGCATCACGTGCCACGCCGAGACCGACCTGAGCTCGGCCGGCTACAACATCTGGGAAGAGGCGAACAAGACCGCGCATCCTTTTGCCGCCACGGTATCCAACCCGACTTTCCCGGCCGGCACCAACGACGCCGGCCTGATGCCGCCTCCCGGCAATCCCGACTGGTCCGCCTTCCCGTATGTCCTCGGCGGATACGCCTGGAAGGCCACCTACATCCGCGCCGACGGCTACCAGCACACGACGGACGCGTCCGCCCAGTACAACCTGGAGGATGGCTCGTGGGTGCCTTACCACCCGGGCGAAGCGCTCAAGTTCGACGTGGAGTGCTCGCAGTGCCACATGACGGGAGTGACCGAGGCCGGCTCCTGGAACGGCAACCCCGCCGACAGCCTGGGCAGCTGGACCGAACTGGGCGTCCAGTGCGAGGGATGCCACGGCCCGAGTAGCGACCACGTCACGCGCCGCTTTTCGACCAGCGAAGGCGAGTTGCGGGTGCTCCAGGAGCGCTGCGGCGACTGCCACAACAACGGGGGCAAACACGCCCCCATCCCGGCGTCGGACGGTTTTGCGATCAACCACGCCCAGTATCAGGAACTGGAGGGCTCTCGCCATGGCTCGCTTGGGTTTTTTACCTGCGCGACCTGCCACGAACCGCATCTCCCCCTCCGGTTCAGCGAGATCGCGGGCAAGGACTTCAACGGCCGGCCGCTGAACCCCATCCGGCGCATGTGCCAGGACTGCCACACCACGACCGTGTCGAACCACCCCGAGCCGACGACGTGCGTCGATTGCCACATGGCGCCGGCGAGCAAGTCGGCCGTGGGGATCACGTACGATAACGGCGGCGCGCGGGGCGATGTCGCCTCGCACATCTGGCGCATCGGCGCCGACGCGAGTCCGCGCGACTCGATGTTCACGGCGGACGGCGCGTTCCTCAAGCCGGGGCCAAGTGGATGGTACACCATGACGCTCGACTTTGCCTGTCTCGGCTGCCACACCGGCGCGGACGAGACGCTCGAATGGGCCGCCCAGTACGCCGTCTCCATCCATGCCGACGGCACGGCCGTCGAGGAGCCCGTTCCGCCGACGGCCGGCGCGCGCATCGGGAACTACCCGAACCCGTTCGCGGATCGCACCACGATCACCTACCGCCTGGACGAGCCGGCGTACGTCGACCTCCGGGTCTACACGGCGAGCGGACAGGATCTGGGCGTCATCGAGCAGGGGCAGCAGCCCGCCGGCGCGCACGAGGTGGTGTGGGATAGCCGGCGCCAGGGACCGCTCGCGAGCGGGATGTACGTGCTGCGGCTCACCGCCGGCGCGGAGGTGTCCACCCATCCCATCCTGCTCGTCCGCTAA
- a CDS encoding T9SS type A sorting domain-containing protein: MTTKLTRIASAGLFLLLLSVTLGAGKAQAQELVPVPQGFGTINDVIQGDTLADGTRRNPEAIYVLERNGRYLTNGRLRHEGGYHLQIVAADGEGAPPVVQPGVREDGTADNPQMQMNGDFTLRGLWILNRSDAGGDNSNGIVIGTEGITGVIDQCIFEVATWLGVRVNTPGVTLKVTNSVVRNLINGADPGNGKFLDPRGTNPELFYLENNTFYNMTSEVTRESGAFIKNYFFNHNTLFNVGSISRNDARVHKSRIMNGTFTNNQLINVASLGDITTEYDYFGGAVIGRTDVGALWPLDSLKADGLGFAETDRNVRITNNNIYWAPNLKDYYNSNDTLQIYSLLSPLGVQQMSEGLVTMANNLEEDPGFAAPPPEDRAVNYATAWYTTFCKTDPVDPGCDFGTNYAEYDPLVSVPGSPWPLPEDFSYDMAAASYTGGTGGFPIGDLNWFPEQKAAWLAAGGGQGTIVANEEFGEVPAAFALHGNFPNPFNPKTTVVFDLAAPADVSVHIYDILGRNVMTIAAQSFQAGARQSVNVDASSLASGMYLYQVVAKSATDVVAQTGKMVLLK, encoded by the coding sequence ATGACTACCAAACTCACTCGAATCGCCTCGGCCGGGCTGTTCCTGCTGCTGCTGAGCGTTACGCTCGGCGCCGGCAAGGCCCAGGCTCAGGAACTGGTACCGGTGCCCCAGGGCTTCGGCACCATCAACGACGTCATCCAGGGCGATACCCTCGCCGACGGCACCCGCCGCAACCCGGAAGCCATTTACGTGCTTGAGCGGAACGGCCGCTACCTGACCAACGGCCGGCTCCGGCACGAAGGCGGTTACCACCTCCAGATCGTCGCCGCGGATGGCGAAGGCGCGCCCCCCGTGGTGCAGCCGGGTGTCCGTGAAGACGGCACCGCGGACAACCCGCAGATGCAGATGAACGGCGACTTCACGCTGCGCGGTCTCTGGATCCTCAACCGGAGCGACGCCGGCGGCGACAACAGCAACGGCATCGTCATCGGCACCGAAGGGATCACGGGCGTGATCGATCAGTGCATCTTCGAGGTGGCTACCTGGCTGGGCGTCCGCGTCAACACGCCGGGCGTCACGCTCAAGGTCACCAACTCGGTGGTCCGCAACCTCATCAACGGCGCAGACCCGGGCAACGGCAAGTTCCTCGATCCGCGCGGCACGAACCCCGAGCTGTTCTATCTGGAGAACAACACGTTCTACAACATGACCTCCGAGGTCACGCGTGAGAGCGGTGCGTTCATCAAGAACTACTTCTTCAACCACAACACGCTGTTCAACGTCGGCTCGATCTCCCGCAACGATGCGCGCGTCCACAAAAGCCGCATCATGAACGGGACGTTCACCAACAACCAGCTGATCAACGTGGCCTCGCTCGGCGACATCACCACCGAATATGACTACTTCGGCGGCGCGGTCATCGGGCGCACGGACGTCGGTGCGTTGTGGCCGCTCGATTCGCTCAAGGCGGACGGCCTCGGCTTCGCGGAGACGGATCGCAACGTCCGGATCACGAACAACAACATTTACTGGGCGCCCAACCTGAAGGACTACTACAACAGCAACGACACGCTCCAGATTTACTCGTTGCTTTCGCCCCTGGGTGTGCAGCAGATGTCCGAAGGCCTCGTGACCATGGCGAACAACCTCGAAGAGGATCCCGGCTTCGCGGCGCCTCCGCCGGAAGACCGCGCGGTGAACTACGCGACCGCCTGGTACACCACCTTCTGCAAGACGGATCCGGTCGATCCGGGCTGCGACTTCGGCACGAACTACGCCGAGTACGACCCGCTCGTTTCGGTACCGGGAAGCCCCTGGCCGTTGCCTGAAGACTTCTCGTACGACATGGCGGCCGCCTCCTATACGGGCGGCACCGGCGGCTTCCCGATCGGCGACCTGAACTGGTTCCCCGAGCAGAAGGCCGCATGGCTGGCTGCCGGCGGTGGCCAGGGCACCATCGTCGCCAACGAGGAATTCGGTGAAGTCCCTGCAGCGTTCGCGCTCCACGGCAACTTCCCGAACCCGTTTAATCCGAAGACGACGGTCGTGTTCGACCTCGCCGCGCCGGCTGACGTCAGCGTCCACATCTACGACATCCTGGGCCGCAACGTGATGACCATCGCCGCGCAGTCGTTCCAGGCCGGCGCCCGCCAGTCGGTGAACGTCGATGCGTCGTCGCTCGCCTCGGGCATGTACCTGTACCAGGTTGTCGCGAAGAGCGCCACGGACGTGGTGGCTCAGACCGGCAAGATGGTGCTGCTGAAGTAA
- a CDS encoding TonB-dependent receptor, protein MLALPSFGAPAPGFRFDRPERPVNGGVEGVVKDRATGELLPGATVVVDGTALGTATDSDGRYRLTGVPDGPQTLIVSYVGYRSVRVPATIVPNETIQLDVELELDVIEGQEIIVTAQAEGQIAAINAQLASNTIINVVSAARIQELPDANAAESVGRLPGVSMVRSAGEGQKVVIRGLAPQYNTVTVNGRQLPATSDDRSTDLSLVSSDLLAGIELTKAHTSDQDGDYLGGSVNFKLADAPEGFHSDARIQGGYNNQQTQFGQFKGSISVSDRFLGNRLGVIVQGNAEDVNRSSDVFNASYRREGQATVEGELAPLYISSLTLNDRIEARKRYGASVLLDYRLPHGKIKFTNFFSRLDRDVVTHRKSYGISDRIVGYGLRDQDITTDLLSNEISGEYQLGPAFITWGLSRAISNRETPYDNEFTFDERNGFDTATLVEDQGPELIPAAARNTLSETAFSSGNFRTNKLRERDLLAQLDIKVPYVIGKQMAGYVKAGGKLRNKDRLNDESRSLMPFTFGPGADLIEAAFPDIDFTFASQGFLGMERILDTGYDAGDFLDGQYAFGFTPDLTFINQAYERIGGEYFRSSLGEFDDFQNTEDLSAAYVMTELNIGRWFMVMPGVRYEQTDTKYTAAQGRAADDRQTDAVRLDTTVSQSYHHVLPMIHVRIKPTSWFDIRVARTETISRPNHYDISPRLTISTNGRSVNRGIPALRPSEATNYDVFLSFKSNRLGLLTLGGYTKDIKGLIYTRNAPVLVPAELDLPADTRGYTVTEPFNNTGTTEVKGYEVDWQTNLSFLPKPFNGIVFNVNYTRIESETQYPRSLLQRNPSGFGFVRVDTFRVGNMINQAANIANFSVGYDLKGFSGRVSMLLQGESLNGVGTVPELDQFTGTYVRWDLSVKQAVTPRLSLFLNANNFTDRPDRAFQVIEGFPTAQEYYGWTVDLGVRFRY, encoded by the coding sequence ATGCTGGCACTACCCTCCTTCGGCGCGCCGGCGCCCGGCTTCCGTTTCGACCGCCCCGAGCGCCCCGTCAACGGGGGCGTCGAAGGCGTCGTGAAAGACAGGGCCACCGGCGAGCTGCTTCCCGGCGCCACCGTGGTCGTCGATGGGACGGCGCTCGGAACCGCTACCGATTCGGATGGCCGATACCGGCTGACCGGCGTTCCGGATGGGCCGCAGACGCTGATCGTCTCCTATGTCGGATACCGGTCCGTCCGCGTGCCGGCGACGATCGTGCCCAACGAGACGATCCAGCTGGATGTCGAACTCGAACTCGATGTGATCGAGGGGCAGGAAATCATCGTCACCGCGCAGGCGGAAGGGCAGATCGCCGCCATCAACGCGCAGCTGGCGTCGAACACGATCATCAACGTCGTCTCCGCCGCGCGCATCCAGGAGCTGCCGGACGCCAACGCGGCCGAGTCGGTCGGCCGGCTGCCCGGCGTATCCATGGTACGCAGCGCCGGCGAGGGGCAGAAGGTCGTCATCCGAGGGCTCGCGCCGCAGTACAACACCGTGACGGTGAACGGCCGGCAGCTGCCGGCGACATCGGACGACCGCAGCACCGACCTCAGCCTGGTCTCGTCCGACCTCCTCGCGGGCATCGAGCTGACCAAGGCGCACACGTCCGACCAGGACGGCGACTACCTCGGCGGGTCGGTCAACTTCAAGCTGGCCGATGCCCCGGAGGGCTTTCACAGCGACGCGCGGATCCAGGGCGGCTACAACAACCAGCAGACGCAGTTCGGGCAGTTCAAGGGTAGTATCAGCGTGAGCGACCGGTTCCTGGGCAACCGGCTCGGGGTGATCGTCCAGGGCAATGCCGAGGATGTAAACCGGAGTTCGGACGTCTTCAACGCGTCGTACCGCCGGGAAGGCCAGGCGACCGTCGAAGGAGAGCTGGCGCCGCTGTACATCAGCTCGCTCACCCTCAACGATCGTATCGAGGCCCGGAAGCGCTACGGGGCGTCGGTGTTGCTCGATTACCGGCTGCCGCACGGCAAGATCAAATTCACCAACTTCTTCAGCCGGCTCGACCGCGACGTGGTGACGCACCGGAAGTCGTACGGCATTTCGGACCGCATCGTGGGCTACGGGCTCCGCGATCAGGACATCACCACCGACCTGCTCTCGAACGAGATCAGCGGCGAATACCAGCTCGGGCCGGCGTTCATCACCTGGGGCCTGAGCCGCGCCATCTCCAACCGGGAGACGCCGTACGACAACGAGTTCACGTTCGACGAACGGAACGGATTCGACACCGCGACGCTCGTCGAGGACCAGGGCCCCGAGCTGATCCCGGCCGCGGCGCGCAATACCCTGTCCGAGACGGCCTTCTCGTCGGGCAACTTCCGCACGAACAAGCTGCGCGAGCGCGACCTGCTCGCCCAGCTGGATATCAAGGTGCCGTACGTCATCGGCAAGCAGATGGCCGGCTATGTGAAAGCCGGCGGCAAGCTGCGCAACAAGGACCGCCTCAACGACGAATCGCGCTCGCTGATGCCCTTTACGTTCGGGCCCGGGGCGGACCTGATCGAGGCCGCGTTCCCCGACATCGACTTCACCTTCGCCAGCCAGGGCTTCCTGGGCATGGAGCGCATCCTGGATACCGGGTACGACGCGGGGGATTTTCTGGACGGTCAGTACGCCTTCGGCTTTACCCCCGATCTCACCTTTATTAATCAGGCCTACGAGCGCATCGGCGGCGAATACTTCCGCTCCTCGCTGGGCGAGTTCGACGACTTCCAGAACACCGAAGACCTGAGCGCCGCGTACGTCATGACCGAACTCAATATCGGCCGCTGGTTCATGGTGATGCCCGGCGTACGGTACGAGCAGACCGACACGAAGTACACCGCGGCGCAGGGGCGTGCGGCAGACGACCGGCAGACGGATGCCGTGCGTCTGGACACGACGGTCTCGCAGAGCTATCACCACGTCCTGCCGATGATCCACGTGCGTATCAAACCGACCTCCTGGTTCGATATCCGCGTGGCGCGCACCGAGACCATCTCGCGTCCCAACCACTACGACATCTCGCCGCGCCTGACGATCAGCACGAACGGCCGATCGGTCAACCGCGGCATCCCGGCGCTGCGTCCTTCCGAGGCGACCAACTACGACGTCTTCCTGTCCTTCAAGAGCAACCGGCTGGGTCTGCTCACCCTGGGCGGCTACACCAAGGATATCAAGGGCCTCATTTACACCCGCAACGCGCCGGTGCTCGTGCCGGCGGAACTCGATCTGCCGGCGGATACGCGGGGCTATACCGTGACGGAGCCGTTCAACAACACCGGCACGACCGAAGTGAAGGGGTATGAGGTCGACTGGCAGACCAACCTCAGCTTCCTGCCCAAGCCCTTCAACGGCATCGTGTTTAACGTGAACTACACGCGCATCGAATCCGAAACGCAGTATCCGCGCTCCCTGCTGCAGCGGAATCCGTCGGGCTTCGGCTTCGTCCGCGTCGACACGTTCCGCGTGGGCAACATGATCAATCAGGCGGCCAACATCGCCAACTTTTCCGTCGGCTACGACCTGAAAGGGTTCTCCGGTCGCGTGTCGATGCTGCTGCAGGGCGAAAGCCTCAACGGCGTCGGGACGGTGCCGGAGCTGGACCAGTTCACGGGCACGTACGTCCGCTGGGACCTGTCCGTGAAGCAGGCGGTCACGCCGCGGCTCAGCCTGTTCCTCAACGCCAACAACTTCACGGATCGACCGGACCGTGCCTTCCAGGTTATCGAGGGCTTTCCCACCGCCCAGGAATATTACGGGTGGACCGTCGACCTCGGCGTGCGATTCCGCTACTAG
- a CDS encoding tryptophan 7-halogenase, translated as MPRRSPRIAVLGSGFAGSLCALILNRLGHDVLVIDRARHPRFAIGESSTPTANLALLALCDRYGLPAIRPLAKYGSWQARYPQIAGGRKRGFSYFQHTPGRPFEPDPAHGNELLVAASPDDLQSDTQWFRADVDAFFADQVREAGIPIWEDTSLLAATPGARWRLEVVRDGRTVDLDAAFVIDATGPGGALAQALHLPDERDLLHTQSRALYTHVEGLPTWASQLARAGASLQDHPFACDDAALHHLLEAGWMWWIRFNNGLTSAGFVLDTRSAPAESDWASLLAPYPSLDAGFAEARLADRPGAVVQTGRLQRLSARIAGDTWALLPHAAGFVDPLHSTGIAHTLLGIERLMRIFERSWGRPALPAKLAGYAASVREELRHVDRIVDAGYAAMGDFRLFTATTMLYFAAAIAYEERRIKAGVEDDLLLMANDPGLRGIVANFHRSLREAGPRDVPAIEAAIEAAIRPYNTAGLFAPAAPNMYAYTAATF; from the coding sequence ATGCCCCGCCGATCTCCCCGGATCGCCGTCCTCGGCTCCGGCTTCGCCGGCTCCCTCTGCGCCCTCATCCTGAACCGACTGGGGCACGACGTGCTGGTGATCGACCGCGCCCGGCACCCGCGGTTCGCCATCGGGGAATCGTCCACACCCACCGCCAACCTGGCGCTCCTGGCGCTATGCGACCGGTACGGGCTGCCGGCCATCCGGCCGCTCGCCAAATACGGATCCTGGCAGGCGCGGTATCCGCAGATCGCCGGCGGGCGGAAGCGCGGCTTCAGCTATTTCCAGCACACGCCCGGGCGGCCGTTCGAGCCGGACCCCGCGCACGGCAACGAACTCCTCGTCGCCGCCAGTCCGGACGACCTCCAGAGCGACACCCAGTGGTTCCGCGCCGATGTCGACGCGTTTTTTGCGGACCAGGTGCGCGAGGCCGGCATCCCGATCTGGGAGGATACCTCGCTGCTCGCCGCCACGCCTGGCGCGCGCTGGCGACTGGAGGTCGTCCGCGACGGCCGCACGGTCGACCTCGACGCCGCCTTCGTCATCGACGCCACGGGCCCCGGCGGCGCGCTCGCGCAGGCCCTGCACCTACCCGACGAGCGCGACCTCCTCCATACGCAGTCGCGCGCCCTGTACACGCACGTCGAGGGCCTGCCCACCTGGGCATCGCAGCTGGCGCGGGCCGGCGCATCGCTCCAAGACCATCCGTTCGCCTGCGACGACGCCGCCCTCCACCACCTCCTCGAGGCCGGCTGGATGTGGTGGATTCGGTTCAATAACGGACTCACCAGCGCCGGCTTCGTGCTCGACACGCGCAGCGCCCCCGCCGAATCCGACTGGGCGTCCCTCCTCGCGCCCTATCCCTCCCTAGACGCCGGCTTCGCCGAAGCCCGTCTCGCCGACCGCCCGGGCGCCGTCGTGCAGACAGGCCGGCTCCAGCGGTTGTCCGCACGCATCGCCGGGGACACCTGGGCGCTCCTCCCCCACGCCGCCGGCTTCGTCGACCCGCTCCACAGCACGGGCATCGCGCATACCCTCCTGGGCATCGAACGGCTGATGCGGATCTTCGAGCGGAGCTGGGGCCGGCCCGCCCTGCCGGCCAAGCTGGCCGGTTATGCCGCGTCGGTGCGCGAAGAGCTGCGGCATGTCGACCGCATCGTCGATGCCGGCTACGCGGCGATGGGCGACTTCCGGCTCTTCACCGCCACCACGATGCTCTATTTCGCCGCCGCCATCGCCTACGAGGAGCGCCGCATCAAGGCCGGCGTCGAGGACGACCTGCTGCTGATGGCGAACGACCCGGGGCTGCGGGGCATCGTCGCAAACTTCCACCGGAGCCTCCGGGAGGCCGGCCCGCGCGACGTGCCGGCGATCGAGGCCGCCATCGAGGCCGCCATCAGGCCCTACAACACGGCCGGCCTCTTTGCGCCGGCGGCGCCAAACATGTACGCCTATACCGCCGCGACATTCTGA